One genomic segment of Erythrolamprus reginae isolate rEryReg1 chromosome 2, rEryReg1.hap1, whole genome shotgun sequence includes these proteins:
- the DNAJC22 gene encoding dnaJ homolog subfamily C member 22, with product MAKYLVVAIALWAVGGLAGLHHLYLGRDNHALLWMLTLGGFGLGWLWELWLLPGWVAQANGSPDLPKGQSPPFNPVRFLGQALVGIYFGIVALIGLSTLPGFYLLALPLAVGLGVHLVSEVGNQASDLQATLVAAFITAPIFYGHSLGILPITLTSSVTAQNYRSYKTQNNHTKKKLSLRLYRLGLAYLAFTTPLAYSAFSNTAATANYIASTIGAVLDYVSVFPSLSRILESVLLLPYRAAKMLGLTGGYFQEWENILKFVQSFQDERRLMAYQILGIPNDATPEEITKSYRELVKLWHPDHNQHQIAEAERHFIEVQAAYEFLMQAKKSKFA from the exons ATGGCCAAATACCTTGTGGTAGCTATTGCTCTCTGGGCTGTGGGAGGCCTTGCTGGGCTCCACCATCTCTACCTGGGCCGAGATAACCATGCCTTACTCTGGATGCTGACTTTGGGAGGCTTTGGCCTAGGGTGGCTTTGGGAATTGTGGCTGCTCCCGGGGTGGGTAGCACAGGCAAATGGTAGCCCAGACTTGCCTAAAGGTCAATCCCCACCTTTCAACCCTGTGCGTTTCCTTGGCCAAGCTTTAGTAGGCATCTATTTTGGGATAGTGGCTTTGATTGGTCTCTCTACCCTGCCAGGTTTTTACCTTCTGGCTCTCCCTCTGGCTGTGGGTCTCGGAGTTCATTTGGTGTCCGAGGTGGGCAATCAAGCCTCCGATCTTCAAGCAACCTTAGTGGCTGCCTTCATAACTGCACCAATCTTCTATGGCCACTCTCTGGGGATCTTGCCCATTACTCTTACCAGTAGTGTGACAGCCCAGAATTACCGAAGCTATAAAACCCAAAACAATCACACCAAGAAGAAGCTAAGTCTCCGACTTTACCGACTAGGTCTGGCCTATCTGGCATTCACAACGCCACTGGCCTACTCTGCCTTCAGCAACACAGCAGCCACTGCCAACTACATAGCCAGCACCATTGGAGCAGTCCTGGATTATGTCAGTGTGTTTCCATCCTTGAGTAGAATATTGGAATCAGTGCTGCTTCTCCCCTACCGTGCTGCGAAGATGCTGGGTTTAACTGGTGGCTATTTCCAGGAATGGgagaacattttaaaatttgtgcAGTCTTTCCAGGATGAAAGACGGCTGATGGCATATCAG ATCTTAGGTATTCCTAATGATGCCACTCCAGAAGAAATTACCAAAAGCTACCGGGAGCTGGTGAAGCTTTGGCATCCTGATCATAATCAACATCAAATAGCAGAAGCTGAAAGACATTTTATTGAAGTGCAAGCTGCCTATGAATTCCTCATGCAGGCAAAGAAGTCAAAATTTGCATGA